Proteins encoded by one window of Pelecanus crispus isolate bPelCri1 chromosome 8, bPelCri1.pri, whole genome shotgun sequence:
- the MMP15 gene encoding matrix metalloproteinase-15, with translation MAGGRGAPCWAGGALRVGGRPQPLLVLLVLLVGAVAAGEDINAEAWLRLYGYLPQPSRQMSTMRSAQTFSSALTEMQKFYGITVTGVLDEETKAWMKRPRCGVPDQFGVQMKSNMRRKRYALTGRRWSQSHLTFSIQNYTEKLGRYHSYEAVRRAFRVWEQATPLVFREVPYEDIRQKRKKEADIMVLFASGFHGDSSPFDGIGGFLAHAYFPGPGMGGDTHFDSDEPWTLENTDVSGNNLFLVAVHELGHSLGLEHSSNPSAIMAPFYQWMDTENFQLPEDDLRGIQQLYGTVDGHPQPTKPLPTVTPQRPGRPDQRPPKLPPPGKPERPPKPGSPDRPDQYGPDICDGNFDTVAVLRGEMFVFKGRWFWRVRHNRVLDNYPMPIGHFWRGLPGEIDAAYERHDGRFVFFKGDQYWLFREANLEPGYPQPLVTYGQGIPYDSIDTAIWWEPTGHTFFFRGDRYWRFNEDTRLVDPGYPKPISVWVGIPPSPKGAFLSPDASSTYFYRGTKYWKFDNERLKTEPGYPKSILRDFMGCHTELVPDPHPRWPDGDQPPFNPDEDGQVEGEEEEEEEEEEDEEDYGEGDHQPGRDVDVVVQIDEYTRTMSVIMVLVLLVLLLCILGLIYVIVQMQRKGAPRMLLYCKRSLQEWV, from the exons ATGGCAGGAGGTCGCGGCGCCCCCTGCTGGGCGGGCGGGGCCCTGCGGGTGGGCGGGCGCCCCCAGCCgttgctggtgctgctggtgctgctggtgggggcggtggcggcgggcgaGGATATCAACGCAGAG GCATGGCTGAGGCTCTATGGCTACCTGCCACAGCCCAGCCGGCAGATGTCTACCATGCGCTCGGCTCAGACCTTCTCCTCGGCCCTCACTGAGATGCAGAAGTTTTATGGCATCACCGTCACTGGCGTCCTGGATGAGGAGACCAAGGC GTGGATGAAACGTCCCCGCTGCGGGGTCCCGGACCAGTTTGGGGTGCAGATGAAGTCCAACATGCGGCGGAAGCGGTATGCGCTGACAGGGCGGCGCTGGAGCCAGAGCCATCTCACTTTCAG CATCCAAAACTACACAGAGAAGCTGGGTCGGTACCACTCGTATGAGGCTGTCCGCCGAGCTTTCCGGGTGTGGGAGCAAGCCACACCGCTGGTTTTCCGGGAGGTGCCCTACGAGGACATCCGGCAGAAGCGGAAGAAGGAGGCCGACATCATGGTGCTCTTCGCCTCTGGCTTTCATGGAGACAGCTCCCCCTTTGACGGCATCGGGGGGTTTTTGGCTCATGCCTATTTTCCTGGTCCTGGCATGGGGGGGGACACGCATTTTGACTCGGATGAGCCCTGGACCCTGGAGAACACAGATGTGTCTG GGAACAACCTTTTCTTGGTGGCCGTGCATGAGCTGGGGCACTCTCTGGGCTTGGAGCACTCCAGCAACCCCAGCGCTATCATGGCCCCTTTCTACCAGTGGATGGACACGGAGAACTTCCAGCTGCCCGAGGATGACCTCAGGGGCATCCAGCAGCTGTACG GTACCGTGGACGGGCACCCTCAGCCCACCAAGCCTTTGCCAACTGTGACACCCCAGAGACCTGGCAGGCCAGACCAGAGACCCCCTAAACTGCCCCCCCCAGGGAAACCGGAGCGACCCCCCAAACCTGGCAGCCCAGACCGACCTGACCAGTATGGCCCTGACATCTGTGATGGGAACTTTGATACGGTGGCGGTGCTGCGTGGGGAGATGTTTGTATTCAAG GGCCGGTGGTTCTGGAGGGTCCGGCACAACCGGGTGCTGGACAACTACCCCATGCCCATTGGGCACTTCTGGCGGGGCCTCCCTGGGGAAATCGATGCCGCCTACGAGAGGCATGATGGGAGGTTTGTCTTCTTTAAAG GTGACCAGTACTGGCTCTTCCGAGAAGCCAACCTGGAGCCCGGGTACCCGCAGCCCCTGGTCACCTACGGGCAGGGCATCCCCTATGACAGCATCGACACAGCCATCTGGTGGGAACCCACAGGGCACACCTTCTTCTTCCGTGGGGACAG ATACTGGCGCTTTAATGAAGACACCCGCTTGGTGGACCCTGGGTACCCGAAGCCCATCTCTGTCTGGGTGGGCATCCCTCCCTCACCCAAGGGTGCCTTCCTCAGCCCAGATGCCT cctccaCCTACTTCTACAGAGGTACAAAGTACTGGAAATTCGACAACGAGCGGCTCAAGACGGAGCCAGGTTATCCCAAATCCATCCTACGGGACTTTATGGGCTGTCACACAGAGCTGGTCCCGGACCCCCATCCCCGCTGGCCTGATGGGGACCAACCCCCCTTCAACCCTGATGAGGACGGGCAGGttgaaggtgaggaggaggaggaggaggaggaggaggaagatgaggaggatTACGGCGAGGGTGACCACCAGCCGGGCAGGGATGTGGACGTGGTGGTGCAGATTGACGAGTACACGCGCACCATGAGCGTCATcatggtgctggtgctgctggtgctgctgctctgcatcctTGGGCTCATCTATGTCATCGTCCAGATGCAGCGGAAGGGTGCGCCCCGAATGCTCTTGTACTGCAAGCGCTCCTTGCAGGAGTGGGTCTGA